A section of the Pelagicoccus enzymogenes genome encodes:
- a CDS encoding exopolysaccharide transport family protein: MSTPQQQSSGLSITPGDIIYTLFRHLKKIIFFAVLGVIAGAAVFKLMPLPYVSNAKLLVRYVTESQDFVSLDNSNTVSPGGRGDRVMNAELEILRSSDIALTVAEKIGPQTILEDKGQGTPNDLKVAAANSIAKNMSIGVMGRDSSVIQLSYSHNDQEVARKVLQTTIDDYLDKHVETHRSSEAFNTFLLQQTDQLKTRLAQTEAELQRARQKAGVINVTDAKITLSQEIARIRQAVFETDAELAEYQSALESFQQLQAPIAAAKKEAASEEETQQSDAEIAVLAKAIEDFENLRSSMDIMRSREQALLLQFTPENTRVKAIQAKITDAQKKMDDLVAEHPGIRATAITADTKSKTGLNPELEARAQSIRIRALTSRSNTLKSQLAELREEAKRIDAVEAEINELERRRELEETNYKNLVVSLESTRLEEDLRASKTNNISIIQAPSVGQVENKKKLQLTAGVAGGIGIIGLAWALLVDLLLDRSIKRPTEIQRNLGIPLFMSLPDLEDKRFRKTTAKANRLALQQAGKVKQLASGKSKDKYQPKSPTLKAAALARPEEYGDGDKSASREIAPWDDRHALNGHFDALRDKVITYFESKNLTHKPKLIAMTGLGQESGVTTIASGLAGSLSKIGEGNVLLVDMTLGHETAQQFYNGKNILNLDQVLDQATENDAKMENNLYVVAEGTNGTKLPRIMPQRFNKIMPKLRASDFDYIIFDMPPVTPISSTPRLASFMDVVLMVMESEETNRDVANQALELLADSKAHLGGILNKTKSHVPRKLEQDLLSQA, from the coding sequence ATGAGCACTCCACAACAGCAATCTTCCGGCCTATCTATCACTCCCGGCGACATCATCTACACGCTCTTCCGCCACCTTAAGAAGATCATCTTCTTCGCCGTACTCGGCGTCATCGCCGGAGCCGCTGTCTTCAAGCTCATGCCCCTGCCCTACGTATCCAACGCCAAACTACTGGTACGCTACGTAACCGAAAGCCAGGACTTCGTCTCCCTCGATAATTCCAATACCGTGAGCCCGGGCGGCCGCGGCGATCGCGTCATGAACGCCGAACTGGAAATCCTGCGCAGTTCCGATATCGCCCTGACTGTAGCTGAAAAAATCGGTCCTCAGACCATTTTGGAGGACAAAGGGCAAGGCACGCCCAACGATCTGAAAGTAGCGGCCGCCAACAGCATTGCAAAGAACATGAGCATCGGGGTTATGGGCCGCGACAGCTCCGTCATCCAGCTCAGCTATTCCCACAACGACCAAGAAGTCGCCCGCAAAGTCCTACAGACCACCATCGACGACTACCTGGACAAACACGTGGAAACCCACCGCTCCAGCGAGGCCTTCAATACCTTCCTGCTGCAACAAACCGACCAACTCAAAACCCGCCTTGCTCAAACCGAAGCCGAACTACAACGTGCGCGTCAAAAGGCCGGTGTTATCAACGTTACCGACGCCAAAATCACCCTCAGCCAAGAAATCGCCCGCATCCGCCAAGCCGTTTTCGAGACCGATGCAGAATTGGCTGAATACCAGTCTGCCCTCGAGTCCTTCCAGCAGCTACAAGCTCCTATCGCAGCAGCCAAAAAAGAAGCCGCGAGCGAGGAAGAGACCCAGCAAAGCGATGCGGAAATTGCGGTCCTAGCCAAGGCCATCGAAGACTTCGAAAACCTACGCTCCTCCATGGATATCATGCGCTCACGCGAACAAGCCCTCTTGCTACAGTTCACTCCCGAGAACACCCGTGTGAAAGCCATCCAAGCCAAGATCACCGACGCTCAAAAGAAAATGGACGACCTCGTGGCCGAACATCCCGGCATTCGGGCCACCGCCATCACTGCAGACACTAAATCAAAAACCGGTCTAAACCCCGAGCTGGAAGCTCGTGCTCAATCCATCCGAATCCGGGCCCTGACATCACGATCTAACACGCTAAAATCCCAACTCGCCGAACTGCGCGAGGAAGCAAAACGCATCGACGCCGTAGAAGCCGAGATCAACGAGCTGGAACGGCGACGCGAGCTGGAAGAAACCAACTACAAGAACCTAGTGGTTAGCCTAGAAAGTACGCGGTTAGAAGAAGACCTACGCGCTAGTAAAACCAATAACATTAGCATCATCCAAGCACCTTCTGTTGGACAGGTGGAGAATAAGAAAAAGCTGCAACTCACCGCTGGCGTGGCTGGTGGCATCGGCATCATCGGTCTAGCGTGGGCGCTTCTGGTCGACCTCCTGCTCGACCGCTCCATCAAGCGCCCCACCGAAATCCAGCGCAACCTCGGTATTCCCCTCTTCATGAGCCTGCCCGATCTCGAGGACAAGCGCTTCCGCAAGACCACTGCCAAGGCCAACCGACTGGCCCTGCAGCAAGCTGGCAAGGTCAAGCAACTGGCATCGGGCAAGAGCAAGGACAAGTACCAACCAAAGTCCCCTACTCTCAAGGCGGCCGCGTTGGCCCGCCCCGAAGAATACGGCGATGGAGACAAGTCCGCGTCCCGCGAGATCGCTCCCTGGGACGACCGCCATGCCCTCAACGGCCATTTCGACGCCCTGCGCGACAAGGTCATCACCTACTTCGAGAGCAAGAACCTGACCCATAAGCCCAAGCTCATCGCCATGACCGGGCTCGGCCAGGAGTCCGGCGTCACCACTATCGCCTCCGGACTCGCCGGCAGCCTTTCCAAGATCGGCGAAGGCAACGTGCTCCTCGTCGACATGACCCTTGGCCACGAGACCGCCCAGCAATTCTACAACGGCAAGAACATCCTCAACCTCGACCAGGTACTCGATCAGGCGACCGAGAACGACGCCAAGATGGAGAACAATCTCTACGTGGTCGCGGAAGGCACCAACGGTACCAAGCTGCCCCGCATCATGCCGCAGCGCTTCAATAAAATCATGCCCAAGCTACGGGCCAGCGACTTCGACTATATCATTTTCGACATGCCACCCGTGACCCCCATTAGCAGCACCCCACGCCTCGCCTCCTTCATGGACGTGGTACTGATGGTCATGGAATCCGAAGAAACCAATAGAGACGTGGCCAATCAGGCACTCGAACTGCTGGCCGACTCCAAAGCCCACCTCGGCGGCATCCTCAATAAAACCAAAAGCCACGTCCCTCGCAAGCTCGAGCAGGATTTGCTCAGCCAAGCCTGA
- a CDS encoding glycosyltransferase, which yields MSDKKSAISHRSSEQSSAPITDSSRRSETKTDPKHSKSYVLVTPVRNEEKYIEETLKSVTSQTILPQEWVIVSDGSTDRTNEIIQKYLSEFSWIKLIQLPQREFPSFAAVVENTTLGINSLETKDYQFLGLLDSDLRFEPEYFEKLMIEFEKDLKLGLAGGVAIDIGLSKDVLPRNKNDVPGALQFFRRVCFEDIGGLVPIPEGGWDSITCTTARMKGYKTRLITHLIVDHLKPRNSIHGGNLKRKWQMGERDYALGYHPIFEIVKCISRLFRERPIVIGSIAWLLGFTKATIIGKPRKISKKLIQQTRRDQTKRLLSR from the coding sequence ATGAGCGATAAGAAATCAGCCATTAGCCATAGGTCATCCGAGCAAAGCTCGGCCCCGATCACTGACTCGTCGCGGCGTAGTGAAACGAAGACGGATCCAAAACATAGCAAAAGCTATGTTTTGGTAACTCCTGTCCGCAACGAAGAGAAATACATCGAGGAAACACTCAAATCTGTCACATCCCAGACAATCCTCCCCCAAGAATGGGTCATTGTGAGCGATGGCTCTACCGACCGTACAAACGAGATCATACAAAAGTACCTAAGCGAATTCAGCTGGATTAAACTGATCCAGCTACCCCAAAGAGAATTTCCCAGTTTTGCCGCAGTAGTTGAAAACACGACCCTCGGCATCAACAGTCTCGAAACCAAAGACTATCAGTTCCTAGGGCTTCTCGACTCTGACTTACGTTTCGAGCCAGAATACTTCGAGAAATTGATGATCGAGTTTGAAAAAGACCTCAAGCTTGGTCTCGCAGGAGGGGTAGCGATAGACATCGGGCTTTCAAAAGATGTTCTACCACGCAACAAAAACGACGTACCGGGCGCTCTTCAGTTCTTTCGCAGAGTGTGTTTTGAGGATATCGGCGGCCTAGTCCCTATCCCCGAAGGAGGCTGGGATAGCATTACGTGCACTACAGCCCGCATGAAGGGTTACAAAACACGACTAATAACTCACTTGATCGTTGATCACCTTAAACCTAGGAACTCGATCCACGGAGGAAACTTAAAACGTAAATGGCAAATGGGAGAACGCGACTACGCTCTCGGTTACCATCCTATTTTTGAAATCGTTAAGTGCATATCTAGGCTTTTTCGAGAACGCCCGATCGTAATCGGAAGCATAGCATGGCTCCTAGGCTTCACCAAAGCCACGATAATCGGTAAGCCACGTAAAATTTCAAAGAAACTTATACAACAAACCCGCAGAGACCAAACGAAACGTCTCCTATCAAGATGA
- a CDS encoding Ig-like domain-containing protein yields the protein MPSPRHATYHGTSPKPSRRRFLWKRALAACVFSWGMASMEAGQLSLTWQDNSDNEDGFEIERSLMGQSFGLLATVEADAESFVDASIIPGREYEYRVRAFNAFGYSGYTNVSVGMMPNSAPVVGAIEDVSLLQGEQVPEIAFSFSDNESPVGELVVEALSSNLALLPLTGLSVEMGEGVGTVSLAPNAAATGTASITLLISDGVEVAQRSFSLEVLPNAAPTIGSLQEVNVFDGKTVGPIAFSIADREYDASLLTVTGKSMNESLIASESISFTGTGSSRKVSFATLAGASGSTTLRLTVSDGVNSTTAALRVNVTKNSAPVISGLESSYTIDGDGELSGLAFTVTDAETSGSSLQVSVRSSNSLLVSQHGLKLTGSGNQRALSATPLPGMTGTVVITVAVSDGVHTTEESFNLRVLAPEQIVKVLDFTIENRLAVIEVENRSGATFSLWKIHSLDGAWEKVEAVETVAGETSTTLIDPTPIDSPVCYRVIASE from the coding sequence ATGCCGAGCCCACGTCACGCCACGTACCATGGCACCAGCCCAAAGCCTTCTCGCCGACGTTTCCTGTGGAAGCGGGCCCTTGCTGCATGCGTCTTCTCTTGGGGAATGGCGAGCATGGAGGCGGGGCAGCTTTCGCTGACTTGGCAGGACAATTCGGACAATGAGGATGGCTTCGAGATAGAGCGCTCGCTCATGGGGCAGAGTTTCGGTTTGCTGGCCACGGTGGAGGCGGACGCGGAGTCTTTTGTGGACGCTTCGATCATTCCTGGCCGCGAGTACGAGTATCGGGTACGGGCTTTTAACGCCTTCGGCTACTCGGGCTATACCAATGTTTCGGTGGGCATGATGCCGAATTCGGCTCCGGTGGTGGGGGCGATTGAAGATGTTTCTCTGCTTCAAGGCGAGCAGGTGCCGGAGATCGCTTTTTCCTTTTCGGATAACGAGTCGCCGGTCGGAGAGCTAGTGGTAGAGGCCTTGTCGTCCAATTTGGCTTTGCTTCCCCTCACCGGTTTGTCGGTGGAGATGGGAGAGGGAGTGGGCACCGTTTCCCTGGCTCCTAACGCTGCGGCCACCGGTACAGCGAGCATCACCTTGCTCATCAGCGACGGAGTGGAAGTGGCCCAGCGCTCGTTTTCGCTCGAGGTGCTGCCGAACGCTGCCCCAACCATCGGCAGCTTGCAGGAGGTGAACGTGTTCGACGGCAAGACCGTAGGGCCGATCGCTTTCTCGATCGCGGATAGGGAGTACGATGCCTCCCTGCTGACGGTTACCGGCAAATCCATGAATGAGAGCTTGATCGCCTCGGAGAGCATTTCTTTTACGGGCACGGGTTCCAGCCGGAAGGTAAGTTTTGCCACCCTAGCAGGCGCTTCCGGATCGACCACCCTACGTTTGACGGTGAGCGATGGCGTGAACAGCACCACCGCCGCCTTGCGGGTCAACGTTACCAAGAATTCAGCCCCAGTGATCTCTGGACTGGAGAGCAGCTATACCATCGATGGGGATGGGGAGCTGAGTGGCTTGGCTTTCACTGTAACTGACGCGGAAACCTCCGGCAGCTCGCTGCAGGTGTCGGTTCGCTCCTCCAATTCGCTGCTTGTCTCCCAGCACGGCTTGAAGCTGACGGGCAGTGGAAATCAACGGGCCCTGAGCGCGACGCCTCTGCCGGGGATGACGGGAACGGTGGTGATCACTGTTGCGGTGAGCGACGGCGTGCACACTACCGAGGAATCTTTCAACCTGCGGGTGCTCGCTCCGGAGCAAATCGTCAAGGTTCTGGACTTCACAATCGAGAATCGCCTTGCGGTCATCGAGGTGGAGAACCGCAGCGGGGCGACCTTCTCGCTCTGGAAGATCCATTCCTTGGATGGCGCTTGGGAAAAGGTGGAAGCTGTCGAAACGGTAGCAGGCGAAACCTCGACCACTCTGATCGATCCGACGCCTATCGACTCGCCCGTCTGCTACCGCGTGATCGCCAGCGAGTAA
- a CDS encoding glycosyltransferase family 2 protein codes for MILPNDSKESPKLSIIIVNWNSKSFVVDCLNSLEKHCSDISYEVIIVDGASFDGCEEALKIHHPRAKYIQSHENIGFGRCNNLGFQYARAELILLLNPDTEVTKNSIQHLINVSQASKHFGIIGAKLLNTNGTLQTSSVQSLPTPWNQALDSNFLRAIFPRWPLWGTHEAYSRNSPTSVEAISGACMLISRETFDKVGGFTKSFFMYAEDMDLCFKVKQLGLNLIYCPDSVIFHHGGGSSSEQTSHFSEIKKRESLIKYFNINSDRKTANNYIKLQAISAKLRILLSYLFGKKDTLIKWKKINNFLLKQKP; via the coding sequence ATGATTTTACCCAATGACAGCAAAGAGAGCCCAAAACTCTCAATCATCATTGTGAATTGGAACTCTAAGAGCTTTGTAGTAGATTGCTTAAACTCACTCGAAAAGCATTGTTCCGACATCAGCTACGAAGTAATAATCGTAGATGGTGCATCTTTCGATGGATGCGAAGAGGCTCTTAAAATTCATCATCCTAGGGCTAAATACATACAAAGCCACGAGAATATCGGTTTTGGCAGGTGCAACAATCTTGGATTTCAATATGCTAGAGCAGAGTTGATACTTTTACTAAATCCAGATACCGAGGTCACGAAAAACAGTATTCAACATTTGATCAACGTATCACAAGCTTCAAAACATTTCGGCATTATCGGTGCAAAGCTACTCAATACAAATGGCACTCTGCAAACGAGCAGCGTGCAATCACTACCGACCCCATGGAACCAAGCACTTGATTCAAACTTCCTGAGGGCAATCTTTCCAAGATGGCCACTGTGGGGAACACACGAAGCCTACAGTCGCAATTCTCCAACTTCCGTTGAAGCAATAAGCGGAGCGTGCATGCTGATAAGCAGAGAAACCTTCGATAAAGTGGGAGGATTCACAAAGAGCTTTTTCATGTACGCGGAAGACATGGACCTATGCTTTAAAGTGAAACAATTAGGCCTAAACCTAATATACTGTCCGGACAGCGTGATTTTCCATCACGGTGGAGGGAGCTCGAGCGAACAAACTAGCCATTTCTCAGAAATAAAGAAGAGAGAATCCCTTATTAAATATTTCAACATAAATTCTGACAGAAAAACCGCAAACAACTACATAAAACTACAAGCAATATCCGCAAAACTCCGGATACTTTTATCATACCTCTTCGGCAAGAAAGACACTTTGATAAAATGGAAGAAGATAAATAATTTCCTCCTCAAGCAAAAGCCGTGA
- a CDS encoding glycosyltransferase family 4 protein — protein MQSNKISKIIGATYGDPYSASTYSGVPFHVFESLEKNSVEVSRINLERYNKLDFITGLIDINRSLANMRPRKNPYWRYLPSNIERLTKRTESIYNNIGPADAILQIGVAGIPKHNAPFCSHVEFSIKSAANDPVFSVNYGFSHSRAKYLARAIEGERIFLESNDLIWTNSEWTASTFEHHKLNKEKFWIHPPPCNLTDPGPIEKKWDEPNILFVGKDWTRKGGPQLITAFKALKQRYTKSTLTIIGCDPKIREPGVRVLGFLDKRKNDELNLIQKAYKDATVFCLPSAWESVGIVYMEAAIFSIPTIMYKGQGRDKIFPSSMFKHLTEVNPNEIVEVISSLIENPQESMALAKKARQFVLSNFSLQAFTNKLTSQLSLIKKTI, from the coding sequence ATGCAATCCAACAAAATTAGCAAAATAATTGGAGCCACGTATGGCGACCCGTATTCGGCTTCAACCTATTCAGGAGTCCCATTCCACGTATTCGAATCTCTTGAAAAAAACAGTGTCGAAGTATCCCGCATAAATCTCGAACGCTATAACAAACTCGATTTTATAACGGGACTAATTGATATCAATCGCAGCCTAGCAAACATGCGCCCACGCAAGAATCCGTACTGGCGGTACTTACCTTCAAATATCGAACGACTAACTAAACGAACAGAATCTATTTACAACAACATTGGACCTGCAGACGCAATTCTACAGATCGGAGTAGCAGGAATCCCTAAACACAATGCACCATTCTGCTCACATGTAGAATTTTCAATTAAATCAGCCGCTAACGACCCGGTATTCTCCGTGAACTACGGATTCTCTCATTCACGTGCCAAATACCTCGCAAGAGCGATTGAGGGTGAAAGAATATTCCTAGAGTCAAACGATTTAATCTGGACCAACAGCGAATGGACTGCATCTACCTTCGAGCACCACAAACTAAACAAAGAAAAGTTCTGGATCCACCCCCCGCCATGCAACCTAACAGACCCAGGTCCAATTGAAAAAAAATGGGACGAACCAAATATATTGTTTGTTGGCAAAGACTGGACAAGAAAAGGTGGACCTCAACTCATCACAGCATTTAAAGCCCTAAAACAAAGGTACACAAAAAGTACCTTAACAATTATCGGTTGCGATCCCAAAATTAGAGAACCAGGAGTGCGCGTCTTAGGTTTTTTGGACAAACGTAAGAATGATGAGCTTAACTTGATTCAGAAAGCGTATAAAGACGCAACAGTCTTTTGCCTGCCAAGTGCTTGGGAAAGCGTCGGTATAGTATACATGGAGGCCGCAATATTTAGCATACCAACCATCATGTACAAAGGGCAAGGAAGGGACAAGATATTCCCATCAAGCATGTTCAAGCACTTAACAGAGGTAAACCCAAACGAAATCGTCGAAGTGATCTCGTCGCTTATCGAAAACCCCCAAGAATCAATGGCACTAGCTAAAAAGGCCAGACAATTCGTATTAAGCAACTTTTCGTTGCAGGCATTTACAAACAAGCTAACTTCACAACTTTCGTTGATCAAAAAAACAATTTAA
- a CDS encoding lipid II:glycine glycyltransferase FemX, whose protein sequence is MSADSPSSRPLEGASADCRVIRPADTALWEEAIHAVDEASRFLCVEWTQLLQKTYGYEPQLLALRAAQKIQAVLPYLVVRSPFTGTRAVSMPFFDICRAYATDESLIPQLYEAFKAEGRAQGWDYIELRGDIRKLDISEPSLSFYNHVVDLTGGPDAVFERFASSTRRAVRKAEKSGVRIEHSDTLAALKGFYRLQCITRKRHGLPPQPFSFFQNILSQLIQPGKGTIISAYVDDQLAAASIYLEQGRLVHYKYGASDPDYQSSRCNNSVMWAAMKHYANKGFHAMDLGRNSLDNASLRKYKNTYGPEERITYYHRYDLKNDKIMKMSDDVYGWHNKVFSRLPIFLTRLAGKILYRHIA, encoded by the coding sequence ATGAGTGCCGACAGCCCCAGCTCTCGTCCCCTCGAGGGAGCCAGCGCCGACTGCCGCGTGATCCGCCCGGCAGACACTGCCCTTTGGGAGGAAGCGATCCATGCGGTGGACGAAGCCTCCCGCTTCCTCTGCGTGGAATGGACCCAGCTGTTGCAAAAGACCTACGGCTACGAGCCGCAGCTCCTCGCCCTGCGCGCCGCGCAAAAGATCCAGGCCGTCCTACCCTACCTCGTCGTTCGTTCGCCCTTTACCGGTACCCGAGCGGTATCGATGCCCTTCTTCGACATCTGCCGGGCCTACGCCACCGACGAGTCCCTCATTCCCCAACTTTACGAAGCCTTCAAGGCGGAAGGCCGAGCCCAGGGCTGGGACTACATCGAGCTGCGCGGCGACATCCGCAAACTCGATATCAGCGAGCCCTCGCTCAGCTTCTACAACCACGTAGTCGACCTCACCGGAGGTCCCGATGCCGTCTTCGAGCGCTTCGCCTCCTCCACCCGCCGGGCCGTGCGCAAGGCCGAGAAGTCAGGCGTGCGCATCGAGCACTCCGACACCCTCGCAGCCCTCAAAGGTTTTTATCGCCTGCAGTGCATCACCCGCAAGCGCCACGGTCTCCCCCCGCAACCCTTTAGCTTCTTCCAGAACATCCTCAGCCAGCTCATACAGCCCGGCAAAGGCACCATCATCTCGGCCTACGTCGACGACCAGCTCGCCGCCGCCAGCATCTACCTCGAGCAAGGCAGGCTGGTGCACTACAAGTACGGCGCCTCCGACCCCGACTACCAGTCTTCCCGCTGCAACAACTCCGTCATGTGGGCAGCCATGAAACATTATGCAAACAAAGGCTTCCATGCCATGGACCTCGGCCGCAACTCCCTCGATAACGCCAGCCTGCGCAAGTACAAGAACACCTATGGGCCCGAAGAACGCATCACCTACTACCACCGCTACGACCTGAAAAACGACAAGATCATGAAGATGTCCGACGACGTCTACGGCTGGCACAACAAAGTCTTTTCCAGACTGCCCATCTTCCTCACCCGCCTCGCCGGCAAGATCCTCTACCGGCATATCGCGTAG
- a CDS encoding four helix bundle protein, producing MAHYETFEDLPIWQLARKLAASIYSKTRTGEFARDRGLKDQIQRASVSIVSNIAEGFERKSDKEFINFLSIAKGSAGEVRAQLYIALDINYITEPEQTELNESLKDLSAQIAGLMRYLQNKQQR from the coding sequence ATGGCTCACTACGAAACTTTTGAGGATCTACCCATCTGGCAACTCGCTAGAAAACTGGCGGCATCGATTTATTCGAAGACAAGGACAGGAGAGTTCGCACGAGATCGCGGCTTAAAAGACCAGATTCAACGAGCATCCGTATCGATCGTTTCGAACATAGCCGAAGGCTTTGAGCGTAAGTCAGATAAGGAATTCATCAATTTCCTTAGCATAGCAAAAGGTTCAGCGGGAGAGGTACGTGCACAACTCTACATTGCACTCGACATAAATTACATAACTGAGCCAGAGCAAACAGAGCTGAACGAATCCTTAAAGGACCTTTCAGCTCAAATAGCAGGTTTGATGCGCTACCTACAAAACAAGCAACAAAGATAG